A window of the Nitrosococcus wardiae genome harbors these coding sequences:
- a CDS encoding aconitate hydratase, with protein MVQNVTQKLIANHLISGEMEPGAEIALRIDQTLTQDATGTLVMLEFEAMGIPRVKTELSVQYVDHNLIQEDFKNPDDHLFLRSACKKFGLWYSRPGNGVSHPVHMERFGVPGKTLLGSDSHTPAAGSLGMLAIGAGGLEVAMAMAGEPFYMKMPKVWGVKLTGRLPDWVSAKDVILEMLRRHDVDGGRGKIIEYYGPGLANLTPMDRHVIANMGAELGATTTVFPADGAVKEFLETQDREEAWAELVADPNADYDEHEEINLSELEPLIALPSSPGKVVPVREVAGREIYQTYIGSSANPGLRDFAIAALIVDGKQVHDRVSFDINPTSRQILENLISLELLGKLIHAGARLHQAGCNGCIGMGQAPATGRISLRTVPRNFPGRSGTKEDQVYLCSPETAAASALTGEITDPRSLAMDYPPFREPKSIRINISMLSPPAEKGEEIALEKGPNIQPLPPFEPLPDDLEGPVLLKVGDDISTDEIMPAGARVLPFRSNIPEISKFVFEPIDENYYQRAMEHQQQGSWVVGGENYGQGSSREHAALAPRYLGLKAVLAKSFARIHWQNLVNFGILPLTFVKPDDWERIEHSDVLYLADVRNAIQRGEKLTISNKTKQEDYELRHSMSPRQVEMILEGSLINLIRKKQ; from the coding sequence ATGGTCCAAAATGTCACCCAAAAGTTGATTGCTAATCACTTGATTTCCGGCGAGATGGAACCCGGCGCGGAAATCGCTTTGCGCATTGATCAAACCTTGACCCAGGATGCCACCGGCACACTCGTGATGCTGGAATTCGAAGCCATGGGAATTCCCCGGGTCAAAACCGAACTCTCTGTCCAATACGTCGACCATAATCTCATCCAGGAAGACTTTAAAAATCCGGATGACCACCTGTTTCTGCGCAGTGCCTGCAAAAAGTTCGGCCTCTGGTACAGCCGTCCGGGTAATGGGGTCAGCCACCCCGTGCATATGGAGCGCTTCGGCGTCCCAGGCAAAACCTTGCTGGGCTCGGACAGCCATACCCCCGCCGCGGGCTCCCTGGGGATGCTGGCCATAGGCGCAGGGGGACTGGAAGTGGCCATGGCCATGGCCGGGGAGCCGTTTTATATGAAAATGCCCAAGGTGTGGGGCGTCAAACTGACGGGTCGGCTTCCCGATTGGGTGAGCGCCAAGGACGTCATCCTGGAAATGCTGCGCCGGCACGATGTCGATGGGGGAAGAGGCAAAATCATCGAATACTACGGGCCGGGCTTGGCCAACCTGACCCCCATGGATCGTCACGTCATCGCCAATATGGGGGCCGAACTTGGCGCCACCACTACCGTCTTTCCCGCCGATGGGGCGGTAAAAGAGTTTCTCGAAACTCAAGATCGGGAGGAGGCCTGGGCGGAACTGGTGGCTGACCCGAATGCCGACTACGACGAGCACGAGGAAATCAATCTCTCCGAACTAGAACCCCTGATTGCCCTCCCCAGCAGTCCGGGCAAGGTGGTTCCCGTACGGGAAGTGGCCGGCCGGGAGATTTATCAGACCTATATCGGCTCATCCGCTAATCCAGGCCTACGAGACTTTGCCATCGCGGCCCTGATTGTGGATGGCAAACAAGTCCACGACCGGGTATCCTTCGACATTAATCCCACCTCGCGGCAAATCCTGGAAAACCTGATCTCCCTGGAACTGTTAGGAAAGCTCATCCACGCGGGAGCCCGCCTCCATCAAGCCGGCTGCAATGGCTGCATTGGCATGGGGCAGGCACCGGCCACCGGACGCATCAGTCTGCGCACCGTCCCTAGAAATTTTCCTGGACGCTCGGGCACCAAGGAAGATCAAGTCTATCTATGCAGCCCGGAGACGGCTGCCGCCTCGGCCTTGACCGGAGAAATTACCGATCCGCGCAGCCTGGCCATGGACTATCCCCCCTTCCGGGAACCGAAGTCCATCCGCATTAATATCAGCATGCTGTCCCCCCCGGCTGAGAAAGGAGAAGAAATCGCGCTGGAAAAAGGCCCCAACATCCAACCACTGCCCCCATTCGAGCCACTCCCTGATGATTTGGAAGGCCCGGTGCTGTTAAAGGTCGGTGACGATATCTCCACGGATGAAATCATGCCGGCTGGGGCCAGGGTACTGCCCTTTCGCAGCAATATCCCGGAGATCAGCAAATTTGTATTTGAACCCATTGACGAAAATTACTACCAGCGGGCCATGGAACATCAACAGCAGGGCTCCTGGGTCGTGGGTGGGGAGAATTACGGCCAGGGGTCGAGCCGGGAGCATGCGGCCCTGGCCCCCCGATACCTGGGTCTGAAGGCGGTGCTTGCCAAGAGTTTTGCCCGGATTCACTGGCAGAATCTGGTCAATTTCGGCATCTTACCGCTCACCTTCGTCAAACCGGATGACTGGGAACGCATTGAGCACAGCGACGTCCTCTACCTTGCCGATGTCCGCAATGCCATCCAAAGGGGAGAAAAACTGACAATCAGCAATAAGACCAAACAAGAAGACTACGAACTCAGGCATTCAATGAGCCCTCGGCAGGTGGAGATGATCCTGGAAGGCAGCCTTATTAACCTAATTCGTAAGAAACAATAG